In the genome of Streptomyces sp. NBC_00190, one region contains:
- the gatB gene encoding Asp-tRNA(Asn)/Glu-tRNA(Gln) amidotransferase subunit GatB yields the protein MTTFTELLSYEDALASFDPVMGLEVHVELGTKTKMFCGCSTELGAEPNSQTCPTCLGLPGSLPVVNAIGVESAIKIGLALNCEIAEWCRFARKNYFYPDMPKNFQTSQYDEPIAFNGFLDVQLEDGEIFRVEIERAHMEEDTGKSLHVGGATGRIHGASHSLLDYNRAGIPLIEIVTKPIEGAGERAPEVAKAYVAELREVIKALGVSEARMDKGQMRCDVNLSLRPTPESEFGTRSETKNVNSLRSVERAARFEIQRHAAVLQSGGTIVQETRHFHEEDGSTTSGRIKDNAEDYRYFPEPDLVPVAPARDWVEELRAGLPEMPRVRRNRLREEWGVTEHDMQSILNAGAVDSIVATIEAGADSAAARKWWMGELARNANEQGVGVDELPVTPAQVARVAALVADGSLNDKLARKVFEGVLAGEGSPDEVVEKRGLKVVSDEGALGAAVDEAIAGNAAIADKIRGGKIAAVGALVGAVMKTTRGQADAARVKELILERLGVSE from the coding sequence GTGACCACCTTCACCGAACTGCTCTCGTACGAGGACGCTCTCGCCTCGTTCGACCCCGTCATGGGCCTTGAGGTCCATGTCGAGCTCGGCACCAAGACCAAGATGTTCTGCGGCTGTTCCACCGAGCTGGGCGCCGAGCCCAACTCGCAGACCTGCCCCACCTGCCTCGGTCTGCCCGGCTCCCTGCCGGTCGTCAACGCGATCGGCGTCGAGTCCGCCATCAAGATCGGCCTCGCGCTGAACTGCGAGATCGCCGAATGGTGCCGCTTCGCCCGGAAGAACTACTTCTATCCGGACATGCCGAAGAACTTCCAGACCTCCCAGTACGACGAGCCCATCGCCTTCAACGGCTTCCTGGACGTCCAGCTGGAGGACGGCGAGATCTTCCGCGTGGAGATCGAGCGCGCCCACATGGAGGAGGACACCGGCAAGTCGCTGCACGTCGGCGGCGCCACCGGCCGTATCCACGGCGCGTCCCACTCCCTGCTGGACTACAACCGCGCCGGCATCCCGCTCATCGAGATCGTCACCAAGCCGATCGAAGGAGCGGGCGAGCGCGCCCCCGAGGTCGCCAAGGCGTACGTCGCCGAGCTGCGCGAGGTCATCAAGGCGCTCGGCGTCTCCGAGGCCCGCATGGACAAGGGCCAGATGCGCTGCGACGTGAACCTGTCGCTGCGCCCGACCCCCGAGTCCGAGTTCGGCACCCGCAGCGAGACCAAGAACGTCAACTCGCTCCGGTCGGTCGAGCGCGCGGCGCGCTTCGAGATCCAGCGCCACGCGGCCGTCCTGCAGTCCGGCGGCACGATCGTGCAGGAGACCCGTCACTTCCACGAGGAGGACGGCTCCACCACCTCCGGCCGCATCAAGGACAACGCCGAGGACTACCGGTACTTCCCGGAGCCCGACCTGGTCCCCGTGGCCCCGGCCCGCGACTGGGTCGAGGAGCTGCGCGCCGGCCTCCCCGAGATGCCGCGCGTGCGCCGCAACCGGCTCCGCGAGGAGTGGGGCGTCACCGAGCACGACATGCAGTCGATCCTCAACGCGGGCGCGGTGGACTCCATCGTCGCCACGATCGAGGCGGGTGCCGACTCGGCCGCCGCGCGCAAGTGGTGGATGGGCGAGCTGGCGCGCAACGCCAACGAGCAGGGCGTCGGCGTCGACGAGCTGCCGGTCACCCCGGCCCAGGTGGCCCGGGTCGCGGCGCTGGTCGCCGACGGTTCGCTCAACGACAAGCTCGCCCGCAAGGTGTTCGAAGGCGTCCTCGCGGGCGAGGGCAGCCCGGACGAGGTCGTCGAGAAGCGCGGCCTGAAGGTCGTCTCGGACGAGGGCGCGCTCGGCGCGGCCGTGGACGAGGCCATCGCGGGCAACGCGGCCATCGCGGACAAGATCCGCGGCGGCAAGATCGCCGCCGTCGGCGCGCTGGTCGGCGCGGTCATGAAGACCACCCGCGGCCAGGCCGACGCCGCGCGCGTCAAGGAGCTCATCCTGGAGCGCCTGGGCGTCTCCGAGTAG
- the gatC gene encoding Asp-tRNA(Asn)/Glu-tRNA(Gln) amidotransferase subunit GatC: MPGITREEVVHLARLARLELSSNELDHFAGQLGDIIGAVARVSEVADQDVPPTSHPLPLTNVMRADEVRPSLTPEQALSGAPAQEQQRFKVPQILGED, encoded by the coding sequence ATGCCTGGCATTACGCGCGAGGAGGTCGTCCACCTCGCTCGGCTGGCGCGCCTTGAGCTGTCCAGCAACGAGCTGGATCACTTCGCCGGACAGCTCGGCGACATCATCGGCGCGGTCGCCCGCGTATCCGAGGTCGCCGACCAAGACGTCCCGCCGACCTCCCACCCGCTGCCCCTGACGAACGTCATGCGCGCGGACGAGGTCCGTCCCTCGCTCACCCCCGAGCAGGCGCTCTCCGGCGCTCCCGCCCAGGAGCAGCAGCGATTCAAGGTGCCGCAGATCCTGGGGGAGGACTAA
- the gatA gene encoding Asp-tRNA(Asn)/Glu-tRNA(Gln) amidotransferase subunit GatA, which translates to MTDIIKLTAAETAEKIASGELTAVEVTEAHLARIDATDEKVHAFLHVDREGALAQARAVDAKRAAGEKLGPLAGVPLALKDIFTTVGVPTTVGSKILEGWIPPYDATLTRKLKEADVVILGKTNMDEFAMGSSTENSAYGPTGNPWDLTRIPGGSGGGSAAALAAFQAPLAIGTDTGGSIRQPAAVTGTVGVKPTYGGVSRYGMVAFSSSLDQGGPCARTVLDAALLHEVIAGHDPLDSTSIDAPVPPVVEAARNGSVAGMRVGVVKQFAGEGYQAGVVQRFNESVELLGELGAEIVELDCPSFDLAMAAYYLIAPSECSSNLARFDAMRYGMRVGDDGTKSAEDVTALTREAGFGDEVKRRVILGTYALSSGYYDAYYGSAQKVRTLITQDFEKSFEKVDVIVSPTTPTTAFPIGERTDDPLAMYLADLCTIPTNLAGNSAMSLPCGLAPEDGLPVGLQIIAPAMKDDRLYKVGAAVEAAFVARWGHPLLEEAPSL; encoded by the coding sequence ATGACCGACATCATCAAGCTCACGGCCGCCGAGACCGCCGAGAAGATCGCCTCCGGCGAGCTCACGGCCGTCGAGGTCACCGAGGCCCACCTGGCCCGCATCGACGCGACCGACGAGAAGGTCCACGCCTTCCTGCACGTCGACCGCGAAGGCGCGCTCGCCCAGGCCCGCGCCGTCGACGCCAAGCGCGCGGCCGGCGAGAAGCTCGGCCCGCTGGCCGGCGTGCCCCTCGCCCTCAAGGACATCTTCACCACCGTCGGGGTCCCGACCACCGTCGGTTCGAAGATCCTCGAAGGCTGGATCCCGCCGTACGACGCCACCCTGACGCGCAAGCTGAAGGAAGCCGACGTCGTCATCCTCGGCAAGACCAACATGGACGAGTTCGCCATGGGGTCCTCCACCGAGAACAGCGCCTACGGGCCCACCGGCAACCCGTGGGACCTCACCCGGATCCCCGGCGGCTCCGGCGGCGGCTCCGCAGCCGCGCTGGCCGCCTTCCAGGCCCCCCTCGCCATCGGCACGGACACCGGCGGTTCCATCCGCCAGCCCGCCGCCGTCACCGGCACGGTCGGCGTGAAGCCCACGTACGGCGGCGTCTCCCGCTACGGCATGGTGGCCTTCTCCTCCTCCCTCGACCAGGGCGGTCCCTGCGCCCGTACGGTCCTGGACGCGGCCCTCCTCCACGAGGTCATCGCCGGTCACGACCCGCTCGACTCCACCTCCATCGACGCCCCGGTCCCGCCGGTCGTCGAGGCCGCCCGCAACGGCTCCGTCGCCGGCATGCGCGTCGGCGTGGTCAAGCAGTTCGCCGGCGAGGGCTACCAGGCCGGTGTCGTCCAGCGCTTCAACGAGTCGGTGGAGCTCCTGGGCGAGCTCGGCGCCGAGATCGTCGAGCTGGACTGCCCGTCCTTCGACCTCGCGATGGCCGCGTACTACCTGATCGCGCCGTCCGAGTGCTCCTCGAACCTGGCCCGCTTCGACGCCATGCGCTACGGCATGCGCGTCGGCGACGACGGCACCAAGTCCGCCGAGGACGTCACCGCCCTGACCCGCGAAGCCGGCTTCGGCGACGAGGTCAAGCGCCGCGTCATCCTCGGTACGTACGCGCTCAGCTCCGGCTACTACGACGCGTACTACGGCTCCGCCCAGAAGGTCCGCACGCTCATCACCCAGGACTTCGAGAAGTCCTTCGAGAAGGTCGACGTGATCGTCTCCCCGACGACCCCGACCACCGCCTTCCCGATCGGTGAGCGCACCGACGACCCGCTCGCCATGTACCTCGCGGACCTGTGCACCATCCCGACCAACCTGGCCGGCAACTCCGCCATGTCGCTGCCCTGCGGCCTGGCGCCGGAGGACGGTCTCCCGGTCGGGCTGCAGATCATCGCCCCCGCGATGAAGGACGACCGGCTCTACAAGGTCGGCGCCGCCGTAGAGGCCGCCTTCGTCGCGCGCTGGGGTCACCCGCTGCTTGAGGAGGCACCGTCGCTGTGA
- a CDS encoding protein kinase domain-containing protein, with protein MTSQNLHIGPDSAADRYRLLRSIGRGGEAVLYLAELELAGGSEPVVVKVLDSKTTITPDIFDRISQKWNEQAELLRFVHRPGVVGVREHFEGPPIHRPGESSTLTGRALVLVMNHVDGLDLRDWRAERTLATAAERREVMRTLEQLADVLDWLHSGKATPSGRQVIHGDLSPGNVMVDAHGQATLVDFGLSKLTADHQTAEVWFTPGYAAPEVFDGKRTPGTDRYAFGAIAYFMLSGESPPNSPDQLARAMAALPQLAVLDAGQRARITSICAGDPAERPVSLSGWMKDVRHAVVSTTASSTSQRAVQDAAPAKPAAAPTPHVPPPPAYAPASPTPAPAPAPAPAPVPVPEPLPEALPATVPTGYGPTYNLAPPTAPAPEPPRPRKRRTALILGSAATVVVLAALAVLGVRLLGDKDKAAGRATDSKQSAGPSPSADPTESDSPTPSPSVSDSGGSSDGPSAEPGATGSRSPSGFAPDIKAADLTVMAPVSGLGNFRIGSAKINTKQYGTAFIAEPDCNDEAITEFDLNREWKHLEFTAGIDDGSTNQKGRVTIALDGKPAAFSELVELGKPVTQSVDVTGALRLRVKVDMGCNNGTVVIAAPQLTR; from the coding sequence TTGACCAGCCAGAACCTGCACATCGGGCCGGACTCGGCGGCGGACCGCTACCGCTTGCTCCGGTCGATCGGGCGCGGCGGGGAGGCCGTGCTCTACCTCGCGGAGCTCGAGCTCGCCGGCGGATCCGAGCCCGTGGTCGTCAAGGTGCTCGACTCCAAGACGACCATCACGCCGGACATCTTCGATCGCATCAGCCAGAAGTGGAACGAGCAGGCCGAGCTGCTGCGGTTCGTCCACCGGCCCGGTGTGGTCGGCGTACGGGAGCACTTCGAGGGGCCGCCGATCCACCGGCCCGGCGAGTCCTCGACCCTGACGGGGCGGGCGCTCGTCCTCGTCATGAACCACGTCGACGGGCTCGACCTGCGCGACTGGCGGGCGGAGCGGACGCTCGCCACCGCCGCCGAGCGTCGTGAGGTGATGCGCACGCTGGAGCAGCTGGCCGACGTACTGGACTGGCTGCACTCGGGGAAGGCCACGCCGTCCGGGCGCCAGGTGATCCACGGAGACCTGTCCCCCGGCAACGTGATGGTCGACGCGCACGGGCAGGCCACCTTGGTGGACTTCGGCCTCAGCAAGCTGACCGCCGACCACCAGACGGCGGAGGTCTGGTTCACCCCGGGCTACGCGGCCCCCGAAGTCTTCGACGGCAAGCGCACCCCGGGTACGGACCGGTACGCCTTCGGGGCGATCGCGTACTTCATGCTGAGCGGTGAGTCCCCGCCCAATTCGCCGGACCAGCTGGCCCGGGCGATGGCCGCGCTCCCGCAGCTCGCCGTGCTGGACGCCGGGCAGCGGGCCCGGATCACCTCCATCTGCGCGGGCGATCCCGCCGAGCGGCCGGTGAGCCTGTCCGGCTGGATGAAGGACGTCCGCCACGCGGTCGTGTCCACGACCGCGTCCTCCACCTCGCAGCGGGCGGTGCAGGACGCGGCCCCGGCGAAGCCCGCGGCGGCTCCGACTCCGCACGTGCCGCCGCCGCCCGCGTACGCCCCGGCGTCCCCGACGCCCGCGCCGGCACCGGCACCGGCGCCGGCGCCCGTCCCCGTACCGGAGCCCCTGCCCGAGGCCCTGCCCGCGACGGTGCCCACCGGGTACGGGCCGACGTACAACCTGGCGCCGCCCACGGCCCCGGCCCCGGAGCCGCCCCGCCCCAGGAAGCGCCGGACCGCCCTGATCCTCGGCTCGGCGGCCACCGTGGTGGTCCTGGCGGCGCTCGCGGTGCTCGGCGTACGGCTGCTCGGCGACAAGGACAAGGCGGCCGGCCGGGCCACGGACAGCAAGCAGTCCGCCGGACCCAGCCCCTCCGCGGACCCGACGGAGTCGGACTCCCCGACCCCGTCCCCGTCGGTCAGCGACAGCGGCGGGAGCAGCGACGGCCCGTCCGCCGAGCCCGGTGCGACGGGGTCCAGATCGCCCTCGGGCTTCGCTCCGGACATCAAGGCCGCCGATCTGACCGTCATGGCACCCGTATCGGGTCTGGGCAACTTCAGGATCGGTTCGGCGAAGATCAACACCAAGCAGTACGGGACCGCCTTCATCGCGGAGCCCGACTGCAACGACGAGGCGATCACGGAGTTCGACCTCAACCGCGAGTGGAAGCACCTGGAGTTCACCGCCGGGATCGACGACGGCTCCACGAACCAGAAGGGCCGGGTCACCATCGCCCTCGACGGCAAGCCCGCCGCCTTCTCCGAACTCGTCGAACTCGGCAAGCCCGTCACCCAGTCGGTGGACGTGACCGGGGCCCTGCGGCTGCGCGTCAAGGTCGACATGGGCTGCAACAACGGCACCGTCGTCATCGCCGCCCCGCAGCTCACCCGCTGA
- a CDS encoding penicillin acylase family protein, which produces MSSASGESVGAFGEYGTYEVYRDPWGIPHLRAADALGLAYAQGRVTVFDRAWQLEVERHRAQGSSASFLGADSAAWDTFARQCRIDDTARRCHAALDPETAAWVGAYVDGVNDGLTAGAARDERFARTGLTPTPWEPWVPLAVWTATHILFAGFATKLWRERVARALGEEAVTLFATDGPGTAGSNGWLVPGDRTATGAAIIAGDPHRFIEDPGVYQQMRISCPEYDVLGLAVPGVPGLAHFGHSGTAAWAITNAMADYQDLYTERLRGEGPTLEALGPDGGWEAVARHTETVTVAGGADIEVEVLETARGPVVVREGEETLSLRYPPRVRRDLGFAALPALLRARTVADIDRALDGWAEPVNVVHAADSAGGLLHRVAGAVPLRDPANRLRPVPAWDQRYVWQDWAPTPAEPVQGFAVMANARGIASPLGVEFAPPHRANRIRELLSGSRDWSPKAMADVHADTHLASAEPLLALLPALDDLSPAAQALRTRLLAWDRHMAADSTDATVFSALRTAVVRRLAADPVFADLAGAPTGPEVFHPWLYLVPRVGYALEGLLTTSLLPGLDRVAHVRAALEETAATGAPDTPWAEVHRLSPWSALPDPEARWPGLGGDHDCVNATSSVPGFTDLTARASAARYVWDLARREDSLWAVPLGADGVTGSPHHRDQLPLWARCELVPVVTDWSRLTKESI; this is translated from the coding sequence GTGAGCAGTGCGAGCGGCGAAAGCGTCGGCGCGTTCGGGGAGTACGGGACGTACGAGGTCTACCGCGACCCCTGGGGCATCCCCCACCTCCGCGCCGCCGACGCCCTCGGCCTCGCCTACGCCCAGGGACGCGTCACCGTCTTCGACCGTGCCTGGCAGCTGGAGGTCGAACGCCACCGCGCCCAGGGCTCCAGCGCCTCCTTCCTCGGCGCGGACAGCGCGGCCTGGGACACGTTCGCCCGCCAGTGCCGCATCGACGACACCGCCCGCCGCTGCCACGCGGCCCTCGACCCGGAGACCGCCGCCTGGGTCGGCGCCTACGTCGACGGCGTCAACGACGGGCTGACCGCCGGCGCCGCCCGCGACGAGCGCTTCGCCCGCACCGGCCTCACCCCCACCCCCTGGGAGCCGTGGGTTCCGCTCGCCGTCTGGACCGCCACCCACATCCTGTTCGCCGGCTTCGCCACCAAGCTGTGGCGCGAGCGCGTGGCCCGCGCCCTGGGCGAGGAGGCGGTCACCCTCTTCGCCACCGACGGCCCCGGCACCGCCGGCAGCAACGGCTGGCTGGTGCCGGGCGACCGCACCGCCACCGGCGCGGCGATCATCGCGGGCGACCCGCACCGATTCATCGAGGACCCGGGCGTCTACCAGCAGATGCGCATCTCCTGCCCGGAGTACGACGTCCTCGGCCTGGCCGTCCCCGGCGTACCGGGCCTCGCCCACTTCGGGCACAGCGGCACCGCCGCCTGGGCCATCACCAACGCGATGGCCGACTACCAGGACCTGTACACCGAGCGGCTGCGCGGGGAGGGCCCCACCCTGGAGGCCCTCGGCCCGGACGGCGGCTGGGAGGCCGTCGCCCGCCACACCGAGACCGTCACCGTTGCCGGCGGCGCGGACATCGAGGTCGAGGTGCTGGAGACCGCCCGCGGCCCGGTCGTCGTCCGCGAGGGCGAGGAGACCCTCTCGCTGCGCTACCCGCCCCGCGTCCGCCGCGACCTCGGCTTCGCCGCCCTCCCCGCCCTGCTGCGCGCCCGCACCGTCGCCGACATCGACCGCGCCCTCGACGGCTGGGCCGAGCCGGTCAACGTCGTCCACGCCGCCGACTCGGCGGGCGGCCTGCTGCACCGCGTCGCGGGCGCCGTGCCACTGCGCGATCCCGCCAACCGGCTGCGCCCCGTGCCCGCGTGGGACCAGCGGTACGTCTGGCAGGACTGGGCCCCGACCCCCGCCGAGCCCGTGCAGGGCTTCGCCGTCATGGCGAACGCCCGCGGGATCGCCTCCCCGCTCGGCGTGGAGTTCGCGCCCCCGCACCGCGCCAACCGCATCCGCGAGCTGCTCAGCGGCTCCAGGGACTGGTCCCCGAAGGCGATGGCCGACGTACACGCGGACACGCACCTCGCCTCCGCCGAACCGCTCCTCGCCCTGCTGCCCGCGCTCGACGACCTGTCCCCCGCGGCGCAGGCCCTGCGCACCCGGCTGCTGGCCTGGGACCGGCACATGGCGGCCGACAGCACCGACGCCACCGTCTTCTCGGCCTTGCGGACCGCGGTCGTACGCCGTCTCGCCGCCGATCCCGTCTTCGCGGACCTGGCAGGCGCCCCCACCGGCCCGGAGGTGTTCCACCCCTGGCTGTACCTGGTCCCCCGGGTCGGCTACGCCCTCGAAGGCCTGCTCACCACCTCGCTCCTCCCGGGCCTCGACCGCGTCGCGCACGTCCGCGCCGCCTTGGAGGAAACGGCCGCGACCGGTGCGCCCGACACCCCGTGGGCGGAGGTCCACCGCCTCTCCCCCTGGTCGGCGCTGCCGGACCCCGAGGCACGGTGGCCCGGCCTCGGCGGCGACCACGACTGTGTGAACGCCACCTCCTCCGTCCCCGGCTTCACCGACCTCACCGCCCGCGCCTCGGCGGCCCGTTACGTCTGGGACCTGGCCCGCCGCGAGGACAGCCTCTGGGCGGTCCCGCTCGGCGCGGACGGCGTCACCGGCTCACCCCACCACCGCGACCAGCTCCCGCTGTGGGCGCGGTGCGAACTCGTCCCGGTCGTCACCGACTGGTCCCGGCTCACCAAGGAATCGATATGA
- a CDS encoding putative bifunctional diguanylate cyclase/phosphodiesterase, whose amino-acid sequence MKPTESADPSHEFGGDIPSMRAGRMGVLGSRTPETRPLTAGGPGVGRRGVLSFAVVGLSVVVLAAGIASSLTRRHVLFPGGAVGWALALLTGIIVGHLVALGRDRWWGGTGSGAALTLGVLILYGWVPAGLVSLAVVSLVGAARRHRWRQGLLHGSVDILGIGAGALVLAAFGEAPSVETPWNPTTWGLDAVPEVVLVAVAYLLSTRVLLRIALAPRGGGLPTVARTALIRQALVAVALLGIAPLICVVAVTQPVLLPLFAVPLIALDSTLWIARARAEEQLRDPLTGLPNRQWLLERAWSALDEAERSGTRAALVLIDLDRFRAVNDTLGHLAGDRLLLQIADRLRQALPEEAEAARLGGDEFAVLLPVADSTTSAQRIARHLVAELSSPLDLDGLTLVLEASAGLAVFPDHALDAEGLLRRADVAMYQAKRDRTGVEVYESKRDSNTPDRLGLLGDLRRALDAGEVELHYQPKVRFDGQVAGLEALVRWVHPERGRVSPDEFIAIAETSGLMPHLTEYVLETALAQAARWRAQGLKVPVAVNVSPRDVHTPGFAGAVAARLARHGVPASGLQLEITEHVLLEDPQRAADTMAGLTGHGVKMSLDDFGTGYSSLVHLRRLPVSELKIDRSFVGRLAVDAQDAEIVRCTVDLAHSLGLLVVAEGVEDDETWERLRDLGCDAVQGWLVAAAMPPQEATAWLLARGERGWRRPADISAELAAAEADAV is encoded by the coding sequence ATGAAACCCACCGAGAGCGCCGACCCGTCACATGAATTCGGCGGGGACATCCCGTCCATGCGGGCGGGGCGGATGGGTGTCCTGGGGTCCAGGACACCGGAGACCCGGCCGCTCACGGCCGGCGGGCCCGGAGTGGGACGGCGCGGCGTGCTGTCCTTCGCCGTCGTGGGCCTGTCCGTCGTGGTGCTCGCGGCCGGGATCGCCTCCTCCCTGACCCGCCGTCATGTCCTGTTCCCCGGTGGCGCGGTGGGCTGGGCGCTCGCCCTGCTCACCGGTATCATCGTCGGCCACCTCGTCGCGCTCGGCCGCGACCGCTGGTGGGGCGGCACCGGATCGGGCGCCGCACTCACCCTCGGCGTGCTCATCCTCTACGGGTGGGTGCCCGCCGGCCTCGTCTCGCTGGCGGTGGTCTCCCTGGTCGGAGCCGCCCGCCGGCACCGCTGGCGGCAGGGCCTGCTGCACGGCTCCGTGGACATCCTCGGCATCGGCGCGGGAGCCCTCGTACTCGCCGCCTTCGGCGAGGCCCCGTCCGTCGAGACCCCCTGGAACCCCACCACCTGGGGCCTGGACGCGGTGCCCGAGGTCGTCCTCGTCGCCGTCGCCTACCTGCTCTCCACCAGGGTCCTGCTGCGGATCGCGCTGGCCCCGCGCGGCGGCGGCCTGCCCACGGTCGCCCGTACGGCCCTGATCCGGCAGGCTTTAGTAGCCGTCGCCCTGCTCGGCATCGCCCCGCTGATCTGCGTCGTCGCGGTCACGCAGCCGGTGCTGCTGCCGCTGTTCGCCGTACCGCTGATCGCGCTCGACTCCACCCTGTGGATCGCCCGGGCACGCGCCGAGGAGCAGCTGCGGGATCCGCTGACCGGGCTGCCGAACCGGCAGTGGCTGCTGGAACGGGCCTGGAGCGCCCTGGACGAGGCCGAACGTTCGGGCACTCGGGCAGCTCTTGTACTGATCGACCTGGACCGCTTCCGCGCGGTCAACGACACCCTGGGCCACCTCGCGGGCGACCGGCTGCTCCTCCAGATCGCCGACCGGCTGCGCCAGGCCCTGCCCGAGGAGGCCGAGGCGGCCCGGCTCGGCGGTGACGAGTTCGCCGTGCTGCTCCCCGTCGCCGACTCCACCACCAGCGCCCAGCGGATCGCCCGCCACCTGGTCGCGGAGCTCAGCTCCCCGCTGGACCTGGACGGCCTCACCCTCGTCCTGGAGGCCAGCGCCGGCCTCGCCGTCTTCCCCGACCACGCGCTGGACGCGGAGGGGCTGCTGCGGCGCGCGGACGTGGCGATGTACCAGGCGAAGCGCGACCGCACGGGCGTGGAGGTGTACGAGTCCAAGCGGGACAGCAACACGCCCGACCGCCTGGGCCTCCTCGGCGATCTCCGCCGGGCCCTCGACGCCGGTGAAGTGGAACTCCACTACCAGCCCAAGGTTCGCTTCGACGGGCAGGTCGCAGGGCTCGAAGCCCTGGTGCGCTGGGTGCATCCGGAACGCGGGCGGGTGTCCCCGGACGAGTTCATCGCGATCGCCGAGACCTCCGGCCTGATGCCGCACCTGACGGAGTACGTCCTGGAGACGGCCCTCGCCCAGGCGGCGCGCTGGCGGGCCCAGGGCCTGAAGGTCCCGGTGGCCGTCAACGTCTCGCCGCGCGACGTCCACACCCCGGGGTTCGCGGGAGCGGTGGCCGCGAGGCTGGCCCGGCACGGGGTCCCGGCGAGCGGCCTCCAGCTGGAGATAACCGAACACGTGCTGCTGGAGGACCCCCAGCGGGCGGCGGACACCATGGCGGGGCTCACCGGCCACGGCGTGAAGATGTCCCTGGACGACTTCGGCACGGGGTACTCCTCGCTGGTCCACCTGCGCCGCCTGCCGGTCAGCGAGCTGAAGATCGACCGGTCCTTCGTCGGGCGGCTCGCCGTCGACGCGCAGGACGCGGAGATCGTCCGCTGCACGGTGGACCTGGCGCACTCGCTGGGCCTGCTGGTCGTGGCGGAGGGCGTGGAGGACGACGAGACGTGGGAGCGGCTGCGGGACCTGGGCTGCGACGCGGTGCAGGGCTGGCTGGTCGCCGCCGCGATGCCGCCGCAGGAGGCCACCGCCTGGCTGCTGGCGCGCGGCGAGCGCGGCTGGCGCCGCCCGGCCGACATCTCGGCGGAGCTCGCGGCCGCGGAGGCCGACGCGGTCTGA
- a CDS encoding DinB family protein, protein MERIDPPLTGRERETLRTYLDYHRATLAWKCEGLDDEQLRRASSPPSTLSLLGLVRHMAEVERHWFRRVLSGEDLPHLWSDTHDFQAAYDASGSGRTEVFAAWEAEVAHARRIEAAAESLDVTAYVPSWKEEASLRLLMLHLIHEYARHNGHADLLREAIDGATGA, encoded by the coding sequence ATGGAACGCATCGACCCGCCTCTGACCGGCCGCGAGCGCGAGACGCTCCGGACCTACCTCGACTACCACCGGGCCACCCTCGCCTGGAAGTGCGAAGGTCTCGACGACGAGCAGCTTCGGCGCGCCTCGTCGCCCCCGTCCACCCTGTCCCTGCTGGGGCTGGTGCGGCACATGGCCGAGGTCGAGCGGCACTGGTTCCGCCGCGTCCTGAGCGGTGAGGACCTTCCCCACCTGTGGTCGGACACCCACGACTTCCAGGCCGCCTACGACGCCTCCGGGTCCGGCCGCACCGAGGTGTTCGCCGCCTGGGAGGCGGAGGTCGCCCATGCCCGCCGCATCGAGGCCGCCGCCGAATCCCTGGACGTGACGGCGTACGTGCCGAGCTGGAAGGAGGAGGCCTCGCTGCGCCTGCTCATGCTCCACCTCATCCACGAGTACGCGCGCCACAACGGCCACGCCGACCTGCTCCGCGAGGCGATCGACGGCGCCACCGGAGCCTGA
- a CDS encoding GNAT family N-acetyltransferase produces MSAASASTSASTRQPVYTRLVEDFGTVTITPVDPAADSALIHSWVTQERARFWGMGEASRELVQEIYEDVDRRTTHHAFMIARDGEQVALFQTYDCAEDRVSECYEVQPGDVGVHLLIGPSGGVAQHGFTAGLMTAFIAYLFSDGGARRLVAEPDARNAKAVALLERTGFTLGPEVELPEIDLPEVYLPAKPARLAFLNPPASSQKIG; encoded by the coding sequence ATGAGCGCCGCCTCCGCGTCCACCTCCGCCTCCACCCGGCAGCCTGTGTACACCCGCCTCGTCGAAGACTTCGGCACGGTCACGATCACGCCGGTCGACCCGGCCGCCGACTCCGCCCTCATCCACAGCTGGGTCACGCAGGAGCGCGCCCGCTTCTGGGGCATGGGCGAGGCCAGCCGCGAGCTGGTCCAGGAGATCTACGAGGACGTCGACCGCCGCACCACCCACCACGCGTTCATGATCGCGCGCGACGGCGAGCAGGTCGCACTGTTCCAGACGTACGACTGCGCCGAGGACCGGGTCAGCGAGTGCTACGAGGTCCAGCCCGGGGACGTCGGCGTGCACCTGCTGATCGGCCCCAGCGGGGGCGTGGCCCAGCACGGCTTCACCGCGGGCCTGATGACCGCCTTCATCGCCTACCTGTTCTCCGACGGCGGCGCCCGGCGCCTGGTCGCCGAGCCGGACGCCCGCAACGCCAAGGCGGTCGCCCTCCTGGAGCGCACCGGTTTCACACTCGGCCCGGAGGTCGAACTCCCGGAGATCGACCTGCCCGAGGTCTACCTCCCGGCCAAGCCGGCCCGCCTGGCCTTCCTCAACCCGCCGGCGTCTTCGCAGAAGATCGGCTGA